The genomic region TGATTCGGATTCCGACCAAACCGAAAAGCTGAACTCGGCAACGATTTTTTTTGGGGAGAATTGTAGGAGTTCCTACAATTTGGAGCATCTAAATTCTTCTTGCGAAAAGTATGATTTTCTGATATAGGAGATTTGCCGGAAGGTTCCCACCACCTCTCCACCTCCACCCTATTTCGCGACCCGTAGGGGGCGAAATCTGAGTTAAAAAAGAAACTCAATAATGCCTCACTCTCTACGGATCGTTCGGCAGGGCCGAAATTTCACTAAAAAGCCGTCAGAGTTCCGACCAGACCTCAGTAAGGAGAACGGGAAGGAAACATGTGAAAAACTTTAGACTCGTTTTCTTTGAGAAGCTCCGCGATGTCCAAAGCTTCCTGCACCTTTCTACGTTTGTCCGGTTCTTCCTGAAGCCAAGACGTTACGAAAGATTCGAGTCTTCTATAATCCTTGATAAACGAAAGAGAACGGATGTATTGAATCTTATCCTCTTCTTCTGCGATTCTAAATTGAATCACGGTTTGATACGTCGCCGCGGCCATTCGGTAGTTGCCGGTATTGTAATATGCGTGCGCTAAAAATCTTTTTTCCTGAAACGGAAGTTCTCCGTATTGATTGTAGATCTTAATCGCCTTTCTATAATTCTGATGAATGTCCATTACGAGCCTTGCATGGATCAACATGTATTCCCGGGAAACGAATCCTTCCTTTACGAAATCGACACACTGAGAATACGCGTCGGCTTTGTTGCCCAAAAGAAAATTGGATTTTAAAAGAAGAAGTTTCGCCGCTCTGAAATTCGGTTTGAGTTCGATCGCCCGATCCGCTTCCGCTTTGGCCCTTAAATAATTTCCGGTTTCGAAATAAGCGAGTGCCAAGTTGATTCTATAGAACGGATTGTAATTGGAAAGTTCCACGGCTTTTTGAAAGTATTCCAACGATCTCGCCCACTTCGATCTTTGAACGAAGATCATTCCCAACTGATAATACGAAGGGTCGTGACCCGGATGAATTTGAATCGCTCTTAAGAGAGAATTTTTCGCCTGAGGATAACGTCCTTGCGCGTAAAGATAAGAACCTTTCAGATAATGATATTCCACCGTATTCTCGTCCAACTTCTTGATCTTGTCGATGTTGACGGAAGCGCGCGCAAGATTATTCGCACGAATGAGGTTGACCGTTTCGGTATTGAGCGCGGCGATCTGAACTCTTCTTCGAGCCGCTTCGGTCGGATCTCCGGGAGAATGTTCCATGTTCGGAACCGGCGGAGAATTGCCCGGAAGATTTTCATCTTCCTCATTGGAAAAAATTTCCGCCGAAAGAAAGAACAAAATCAAAAAGGAAAAAAACAAACGATTCATAAAATTTCCGATCGAATCGAAATTAAATTCTGGAATTTATTTCTTTTCGAAAAATTCAACGTTGTCTTCTTTCTTATTCAAAAGTTGTAATTCTTTATCGTTTACTTTGAGAATTCTATATTCCAAATCGAAGGCCAGGTCCGCGAGATTGAAATGAATATCGTCGCCTTGCATCTTATAAGTAAGATGGAACGTATCGTATTTCGCGAGTCCTTCGGGAAGGATGAGAAGATGAGATCCCTTTCCTTTTTCCGGATTCGGACATTCTCCCTTTTCCGGACAGTTTTTGACTTTGATCCAATCTCCTAAAATCAATTCTTCCTTTTTTTTACAAGCGGAGAATAAAAACAAAATCAAGGATATGATGAGAACCAATTTTTTCATAGATTCAAGCATAGAGATCCGGCTCCCCCTGTCCAATGAAAATCGTCGCGGGCAAAACGCATAAATCGTTCGGATTCATTCGGATAAGACGGATTCTAAAACGTTAGGAAAGAATTTACTGAGCGTCCAAATATTCTTTTAAATTCAGGACTTCGAAGGTGTTGAGAAGATCGGGATGAATCGCGCTGATCGTACAGGAAATTCCTTCGGAGCGGGCGTTCTTTAAAAACCAAACGAGGGAACTGATCGAAATCGAATTCATCACCGGAATATCTCCCAAATTGAGAATGATATTCTTCGGTTTTTTGGCGATCGCATCCATGAGCATCGTCCGGAATGCGTAGTAATCGTTGAACAGGATCGAAAGATCCGGGGTGATTTCGATTGTTTCGGGGTTGTCTGACATGGAAGATTCGCTTAAAAGTTTTTCCGTATACTCTGTAAGTTTCGGACAAAAAAAACTTTCTACCTAAAAAAATCTCTCCTGGAAATCGCAAATTCAACCGATTTTTTGGAGGGGAGAGAAATAATGTTTGAGAAAACCCATTTCATGAAAACCCAGGATCTCCTGGAAAGAGGAATGAATAATTCCATTTTCAAGAGAAAAGTGATTTCGGACAACATCGCAAACGCGGACGTTCCTCATTTTAAAAGATCCGAGGTCATTTTCGAATCCATGATCAAAAGGGCCGTCGAATCCGAAAAAATCGAAGCGATCAAAGAGGTTCCGACTCAAATCTCCGACGAACGTCATATTCAATTTTTCAAAGCCCTGGATTACCGCGAAGTTCAACCGAAAGCGAATATAGATTACTTAACTACTATGAGAGCGGACGGGAACAACGTGGACGTGGAAAAGGAAGTCGTGGAAGCCTCCAATTCCCAAATGCAATACATGATGATGTCCGAAAGAATCAACCAGAACTACAGGGACTTGAAACAAGTCATGAGAATGGCTTAAAAATTCGGATTTTATTTACTTGAATTGATTTTAATGAGACATAATTTTAAACATTAGGAAGTAGTCATGGGCCTTTTTTCATCGATCAACATTTCCGCCACAGGCTTATCCGCGCAACGACTGAGAATGGATGTTATCTCGAATAACATCGCAAACTCGACTACGACTCGTAATACGAACGGGGACGGTCCTTTTAGAAGGGATCGGGTCGTCATGACTCCGATCAATCTGAGAACCAGATGGAACAGCCCCGTTTATCCGTTCGGAGTCGCCCCCGGAGAAGGCAAAGGCGTGAAGGTGATGAAAATCGAAAAGGACATGACCCCTCTTCGTTTGGTTTACGACCCGACTCACCCGGACTCGATTCAGATCGGCCCGAAGAAAGGGTACGTGGAAATGCCGAACGTCAATATCGTCACCGAAATGACGGATATGATCTCGGCTTCTCGTTCGTACGAAGCAAACGTTCAAATGATCAACGGATCCAAAGCGATGTTCAACAAGGCTTTGGAAATAGGTAGAGCTTAATCATGGAAATCAATTCTAATTCTTCTCTTTGGTACACTTACAACTCGGGATATAACGGCGGTAAGGCGCATCCTCTCAGCCCCAAAGGCGATAACGTGAAAGTTTCCACTACGGAAGATAGACATTACAAAGACGTAAAACAACCCGTTTCACCGGATTACGTAGCGGAAAGTTTTTCCGAAGCGATGAAGAATGCTCTGACCTCCGTGAACGATCTTCAAGTGGATGCGGATGAAATGACTCAAAAGATGGTTTTTGATCCGAATTCCGTAGACGCTCACGAAGTGATGATCGCTTCCGAAAAAGCAAGAGTCGCTCTTACGTTCACAAAGACGATTGCGGACGGAGTTGTTCGAGCTTACAGAGAACTGACTTCTCTTCGATAAGATTTTTTAGTAAACGAAACGATCCTGTTCAAATCTGCAGCTTTCGTTTCATCGTTCTTTGTACTGATTTTTGATTTTCTTCAAACGATTCGGAAACGATCTCGATCCATTCTTCATAATCTTCTTTGACAATGGAGGAATCGTTTTGAATTTCCGCGCAGATCTTTTCTGCAAAGGACGCAATGGAATCCGTTTCCGTCAGATATTCTTCCAGACCTTCGCTTAACATTTCTCCGAGTTGATCGGGACCGAACTGTCCGCGAAAACTGCGAGCCGCGGCCAAAGACAGCGTTTCCTCACACCAACCCCATCGTTCGATCAGTTCTCGAATGTCGTCGCTTTGATATACTTCGTGATCCAGATCGTTGGTCCGTAGAAAGTCGATATAATCAGAAATATATCTTTTGTCGAAGAGCGCCAGTGCCATTGCCGCATGAGTTCCCGCGTGTTCTTCTTCGGAGGACCAGAGAATCGAACCGTTGCGATTGTGCTCGATAATTTTTCGAACGTAACTTAGAATCGATTCTTGATACTCCGCTTGGTGCAAAGCGCTTCCATAAAAGTTTCGTTCGGCTTGAAAGGGTCTTTCAGCGTTCGTCGATTCTTCCCAAGCCGGAAAGAATGTTTCCGATTTCGTAACAAACCCATCGACGATTTCCCGGAGGACCTTCGGATCAAATTCCAATTTTATAAATCCTTAAAGTAAAAAAACCGGGATAAGCTCCCGGTTTTTTACGGCAATGCAATGTTTCCGCGTTGGAAAAGTCAGTACAACGCTTTCTTAACTCAAAACCTCGCTCCTTATGGATCGTTCGGTCAGATCGCGTTGCGAGTCGGAACTACGGCTTGATCTTCTTAATCAACTTCAGATCCGCTTTGTTAAAAACGGTGATCTGAACGTTACCGGAACTTTCTTCCTTACCGGTTACGTAGATTTTTTCTCCGTAGAAAGTAACGTTCGAATTCGGACTGATTTCCTCGGAAGACTTCGCTTGTTTTTTCAAGTCCTTGCCGAAACGGGAAAGATAATATTTTTCCTGAACTTCTTCGAATGCGTAAATCTCATCGCCCTTTACGATCATAGGAGATCTCCAGAAGATATTATCTTCCGCGGAGAGGGTCGGTTTCAAAGTTTCTTGATCGATCAAAATCAATTTGTGACTGGAAGAGTGACCGTCTTCAAAACCGATCACAAGAGCCTTTCCGTCCACGATTTCGAAGGTTCTTCCGCAGATCTTGTTAAAGTCTCCGCGAAAGATCGTATCGTCTTTAGTCGGGTCCAACACTTGAAGTTCGTTGTTATAATGACCTTTGTCCAAATACTTCAGGGTTTTTAAGAAAAGAATCTTACCGCCGACGACGTTCTTATCGAACTCCTCTTTTTTCTTTTCTTCTTCCTTTTTGGTTTCCAATTCTTTTTTAGTCTCCGCGAGTTCTTTCTTCAACTCGGCTTCGGACTTTTTATCGTTCGAAGAAGACTTGTTGTCGCTTCCGGATTTGTTTCCCGAATCGCTTTTAGAATCGGACTTAGAGGAACTGGAAGAGCTGGACGAACTTGAAGAACTGTTGTTGCTCTTTCTTTCTTCGTCTTTCTTAACGACTTCCTTTTCTTTTTCCTTTAACTTCTGTTCTTCTTTTTTAGCGGATTCCTTGTCTTTTTGAATCTGCTCTTTTTCTTTTTTCTTTTCGGCGATCTGGGTTTTATTTTTTACCGGATCCTTGTTGAGTTCCTGAAGTTCCTTATCGGTTTTGGTTTCCTTATCGGAAATTTCCTTTTGTTTGTTCTGGTTCTCTTCTTTTCTGCGTTTGAGTTCTTCGAGTTCTTTTTTGTTCTTTTCGTTTTGAAGATCGTTGAACTTGTCCTTTTCGGATTGTCCTTCCTTCTTCTTGTCCAAGTCCTTGTTGACCTCGTCTTCGAGTTCGTCCGTATGAACGTCCTTTCCGAGAACGTCCTCGACGAGAGGAATGATGATCTGGGTTTTACCGGGCCATTCCGAATAACGTTTCGAAATCCCGATGGAACCTGCGCTTACAAACTTAATTACGGAATTGGAATATTTCTTTCCGACGTAGGCCTTGTCCTTTCTGTGAATCGCGTTGTAGTAAAGAATATAAGTGGCGAGAATATCGGAATTCTTATCGTCGTAGCCGAAGTTCGACTTCACGAAACCGGAAAGAATTCTTTGGATCGAATTGATATGACCGTAATCCGAATCCTCCAGAATCGCAAAAACGTCCGCTCCGAATTTTTTTTCTTCGGGGGCGATTCTCGTAACGCTGACTCCGCCTTGCGTATGAGTTTTATCCGGTTCTTTTTTCAGAATGTCCGCAAGACCCAAACCGACTTTCTCGTTGGTTCCGCGAACTTCTTCTCCGGCGCGTGCGGAGGAACGATTGATAAACTGAACCCTTTGAGAAGAACGAACTTCTTTCTCTCCGAGTTTGGAATTTTCCTGAGAAAATAAAGACAAAGAAAAACCGAAACATACGAACGCTATCAAGATTCTGAACATTCTAAAATACTCCTTTTCATCCTCGGAAGTGAAAGCAGTCATTGGACCAGGGGATATGCTATCCTCAAGCATTCTATTGAGACAAGGATTTTTCCCGATCCCAAGTCTTCTTTCTTGGAAGAAAGTTGATCCCCAGCCTCCCCTCTGCAACCCTAGCCTTATGTATCAGTTCCAGGAAAGAATCTACAATTTCGGCGCAGGCCCCGCGATGCTCCCCAACGAGGTGATGGAAATCGCCGCGGCCGAATTCTTAAATTACAAAGGCTCCGGAATGTCCATCATGGAAGTCAGTCACAGGGAACCTCTTTTCGAAGACGTCCTCAAGGAAGCGGAATCCCTTTTACGCAAACTTCTCAATATCGGAAACGACTATTCCATCGCATTCTTTTCGGGAGGCGCGACCCTTCACTTCTCCGCTCTTCCCCTGAACTTATTAAAAGACGGAGAAAGTTTCGACATCGCACACACCGGAATCTGGACCAAGAAGGCTTGGGAAGAAGGTCTTAAATTCAACGGGGTCAACGTTATCTACGATGCGACGGAAAATAATTTTACGGACACACCCGTTCTCACCGACGCGAGCCTTTCCGGAAAAGGAAAGTATCTTCATATCACATCCAACAACACGATCTACGGTTCCCAATATCCGGAAATTCCGAAGATCAAAAATATTCCGCTCGTCGCCGATATGACCAGCGAACTTCTTTCCCGCAAAATCGACGTGAAGGATTTCGGAGTGATCTTTGCCGGCGCGCAAAAGAACATCGGACCTTCCGGTTTGAGTTTGATCATCATTCGAAACGATCTTCTCGGAATTTCCGGAAGAAAAATTCCGGTTCTTTTGGATTATTCCGTGATGGTAAAAAACCAGTCCCTTTACAATACTCCGTCCACGTATTCCATCTACATCGCTAAACTCGTTTTCGAATGGCTTTTAAAGTTAGGCGGAATCGAGGCCATCGAAAAAGTGAACGAAGAAAAGGCGAAGTTGATTTACGACTTCATCGATTCTTCTTCGCTTTATACTTGTCCGGTTCAAAAAAGATCCCGTTCCAAGATGAACGCGGTGTTTCTTTTGAAGGATAAGAATTTGGATTCCAAGTTTTTGGACGAAGCGGAAAAGAACGGTCTGCACGGTTTGGGAGGTCATAGATTGGTGGGCGGATTTAGAGCTTCCATCTACAACTCCATGCCTCTTGTGGGAGTTCAAAAGCTCGTATCCTTTATGAAGGAATTCGAATCGAAGGCTTGATGAAACTTTCTTTCCTAAGAAATATCTTTTTGATTATGATCCCGATCGGAATTTGCGTCTGCGTTTCCGCGGAAAAACTTTTCGCATCGGGTTTGAATTTCGTTTCCCAGGTTTCCGTTCAGGATTGTTTTACGAACGAGGCGGGTTCTTCCGAACTTGCCAATCTGTTCAAAAGCGCGCTTCCGCTCGAAGAAAAAAAAAGAATCGCGGAAACGATCGCTTATAAAGAGGGAAAATCCAGATTTCAATCCATCTCCTGCATTCAAGGTAAGAATCTACCGGAAGAGGAGTTAACGAAACTTCTTTTGGATTGGAACCGACATCTTTCGACGTACGCGGAGTTGAATTCTTACTATGAGAATTATATTCTTTCGGACGACAAAACGAGATCCTTGAACTCGATCGAATGGGAACTTCTCACCACACATCTCAAACAAAAGAAAGAACTTTTAACCCGGCTCAACGACGCGACCGGCTACGCGCTCCGAGGCGAAAGGATCTCCGAGGAAAACTTCTCGATGATCTATCTCTCGTTATTCCTCCTTCAAGTGGAATTCTGGGACGCGATGCCGAAGACGTATCGGGATTCCGTTCTTTAGATCGATTCTTTGATTTTGACGATTTGAACAGGGGAAGAATTATTTGCTTGAAACCTGAGTAAACTCGGACATAACCAAATATAGATCATGAAAAAAATCGGAATCGCCTCGGATCACGGAGGCTTTGAACTCAAGGAATTTCTCCGCAATTCTTTCGCGGGAGAATTAGAAATCGTAGATTACGGAACCAAGGACGAAACGTCCGTAGATTATCCGATCGTCATCTCGGAAGCATGTAAAAAAGTTCTTTCCAACGAAGTGGAAGGTTTGATCGCGCTTTGCGGAACCGGAATCGGAGCGTCCATCGCGGCGAACCGTTTGCACGGAATCAGAGCCGCTCTTTGTCACGATCAACTTACCGCGGAAATGTCCAGACGTCATAACAACGCGAACGTGCTCGTTTTAGGCGGAAGAATTCTCGGCAAAGAACTGGCGTTGAACATCGTGCGCACCTGGCTCAACACCGCTTTCGAAGGCGGACGTCATGAAAGAAGAGTCAATCAGCTCGAAACCTTAAATTCTTAACAACAAACCGGATGGAATTGATTTCAAATTCTAAAATCGGAAACGCCTTTCCTCCGGCTTTTTTATCCCGTCTTTACTCGACTTTTTCCCTTCTTCTTGTGTCGTTTCCACGTTCGTCTTCGTTTCGTTTAACGATTTTCCGTTTATCGATCTTTCACTTATCGATCTTCGTTTCGTTTCTTTTATCGGGGACGGTTTCCGTTTTTTCGGAAACAAAAATTCTTCCGTTAGTCGATCTTCAAAAAAGCGGACTCGAACTTTCGGGAAAAAATTCG from Leptospira kmetyi serovar Malaysia str. Bejo-Iso9 harbors:
- the rpiB gene encoding ribose 5-phosphate isomerase B, which gives rise to MKKIGIASDHGGFELKEFLRNSFAGELEIVDYGTKDETSVDYPIVISEACKKVLSNEVEGLIALCGTGIGASIAANRLHGIRAALCHDQLTAEMSRRHNNANVLVLGGRILGKELALNIVRTWLNTAFEGGRHERRVNQLETLNS
- a CDS encoding STAS domain-containing protein, coding for MSDNPETIEITPDLSILFNDYYAFRTMLMDAIAKKPKNIILNLGDIPVMNSISISSLVWFLKNARSEGISCTISAIHPDLLNTFEVLNLKEYLDAQ
- the flgB gene encoding flagellar basal body rod protein FlgB, with the protein product MFEKTHFMKTQDLLERGMNNSIFKRKVISDNIANADVPHFKRSEVIFESMIKRAVESEKIEAIKEVPTQISDERHIQFFKALDYREVQPKANIDYLTTMRADGNNVDVEKEVVEASNSQMQYMMMSERINQNYRDLKQVMRMA
- a CDS encoding LIC10301 family lipoprotein; this translates as MKKLVLIISLILFLFSACKKKEELILGDWIKVKNCPEKGECPNPEKGKGSHLLILPEGLAKYDTFHLTYKMQGDDIHFNLADLAFDLEYRILKVNDKELQLLNKKEDNVEFFEKK
- a CDS encoding P83/100 family protein, which codes for MFRILIAFVCFGFSLSLFSQENSKLGEKEVRSSQRVQFINRSSARAGEEVRGTNEKVGLGLADILKKEPDKTHTQGGVSVTRIAPEEKKFGADVFAILEDSDYGHINSIQRILSGFVKSNFGYDDKNSDILATYILYYNAIHRKDKAYVGKKYSNSVIKFVSAGSIGISKRYSEWPGKTQIIIPLVEDVLGKDVHTDELEDEVNKDLDKKKEGQSEKDKFNDLQNEKNKKELEELKRRKEENQNKQKEISDKETKTDKELQELNKDPVKNKTQIAEKKKEKEQIQKDKESAKKEEQKLKEKEKEVVKKDEERKSNNSSSSSSSSSSSSKSDSKSDSGNKSGSDNKSSSNDKKSEAELKKELAETKKELETKKEEEKKKEEFDKNVVGGKILFLKTLKYLDKGHYNNELQVLDPTKDDTIFRGDFNKICGRTFEIVDGKALVIGFEDGHSSSHKLILIDQETLKPTLSAEDNIFWRSPMIVKGDEIYAFEEVQEKYYLSRFGKDLKKQAKSSEEISPNSNVTFYGEKIYVTGKEESSGNVQITVFNKADLKLIKKIKP
- a CDS encoding tetratricopeptide repeat protein: MNRLFFSFLILFFLSAEIFSNEEDENLPGNSPPVPNMEHSPGDPTEAARRRVQIAALNTETVNLIRANNLARASVNIDKIKKLDENTVEYHYLKGSYLYAQGRYPQAKNSLLRAIQIHPGHDPSYYQLGMIFVQRSKWARSLEYFQKAVELSNYNPFYRINLALAYFETGNYLRAKAEADRAIELKPNFRAAKLLLLKSNFLLGNKADAYSQCVDFVKEGFVSREYMLIHARLVMDIHQNYRKAIKIYNQYGELPFQEKRFLAHAYYNTGNYRMAAATYQTVIQFRIAEEEDKIQYIRSLSFIKDYRRLESFVTSWLQEEPDKRRKVQEALDIAELLKENESKVFHMFPSRSPY
- the fliE gene encoding flagellar hook-basal body complex protein FliE, which gives rise to MEINSNSSLWYTYNSGYNGGKAHPLSPKGDNVKVSTTEDRHYKDVKQPVSPDYVAESFSEAMKNALTSVNDLQVDADEMTQKMVFDPNSVDAHEVMIASEKARVALTFTKTIADGVVRAYRELTSLR
- the flgC gene encoding flagellar basal body rod protein FlgC; this encodes MGLFSSINISATGLSAQRLRMDVISNNIANSTTTRNTNGDGPFRRDRVVMTPINLRTRWNSPVYPFGVAPGEGKGVKVMKIEKDMTPLRLVYDPTHPDSIQIGPKKGYVEMPNVNIVTEMTDMISASRSYEANVQMINGSKAMFNKALEIGRA